A genome region from Mycobacterium florentinum includes the following:
- a CDS encoding F420-dependent biliverdin reductase yields the protein MANTTTRLTNDALAFLSERHLAMLTTLRVDNSPHVVAVGFTFDPVTHIARVITSGGSQKAVNADRAGVAVLSQVDGARWLSLEGSAKVNNDADAVRDAELRYAQRYRTPRPNPRRVVIEVQVERVLGSSDLLDRGSE from the coding sequence ATGGCGAACACCACGACACGGCTCACCAACGACGCTTTGGCGTTTCTGTCCGAACGTCATCTGGCGATGCTGACCACGCTTCGGGTGGACAATTCGCCGCATGTGGTGGCAGTCGGTTTCACCTTCGACCCCGTGACTCACATCGCGCGGGTGATCACCAGCGGGGGCTCGCAGAAGGCCGTCAATGCCGATCGTGCCGGGGTGGCTGTACTCAGCCAGGTCGACGGTGCGCGCTGGCTTTCGCTTGAGGGCAGCGCCAAGGTCAACAACGATGCCGATGCCGTGCGCGATGCCGAGCTGCGGTATGCACAGCGCTACCGCACTCCGCGGCCCAATCCCCGACGTGTGGTCATCGAAGTTCAGGTGGAGCGAGTGCTGGGGTCGTCAGATCTGCTCGACCGCGGCAGCGAATAA
- a CDS encoding SDR family NAD(P)-dependent oxidoreductase, which produces MDDTGAGPVLILGGRSEIGIELARRLAPGATVVLAARRADQLDEQVETLHQAGAKAVHTREFDADDLASHAPLVAAVIAEHGPIGTAVLAFGILGDQARAEADAAHAVAVVHTDYVAQVSLLTVLAQAMRKANSGQLIVFSSIAGWRVRRANYVYGSAKAGLDGFAGGLADALHGTGVHLLISRPGFVIGRMTEGMTPAPLSSTPEQVAAATARALAKKKRTVWIPWALGPAAAVMRMLPQFVWRRMPR; this is translated from the coding sequence GTGGACGACACGGGCGCAGGTCCAGTTCTAATTCTGGGCGGCCGCAGCGAGATCGGCATTGAGCTGGCGCGACGGCTCGCTCCAGGCGCGACGGTGGTGCTGGCCGCACGCCGAGCCGATCAGCTCGATGAGCAGGTAGAGACGCTGCACCAAGCCGGCGCGAAGGCGGTTCACACCCGCGAATTCGATGCCGACGACCTGGCCTCGCACGCCCCACTGGTCGCAGCAGTCATCGCCGAGCACGGGCCCATCGGCACCGCGGTGCTCGCCTTCGGGATCCTCGGCGATCAGGCCCGCGCCGAGGCCGATGCCGCTCACGCGGTGGCCGTCGTGCACACCGACTACGTCGCCCAGGTCAGCCTGCTGACCGTCCTCGCACAAGCCATGCGCAAAGCCAACAGCGGCCAATTAATCGTGTTCTCCTCGATCGCCGGCTGGCGCGTGCGTCGGGCCAACTACGTCTACGGGTCAGCGAAGGCCGGCCTGGACGGCTTCGCCGGCGGCCTGGCCGACGCGCTGCACGGCACCGGCGTGCATTTGCTCATCTCGCGCCCCGGATTCGTGATCGGGCGTATGACGGAGGGCATGACTCCGGCACCGTTATCCAGCACACCGGAGCAGGTGGCCGCCGCAACCGCACGCGCGCTCGCCAAGAAAAAGCGCACGGTGTGGATCCCGTGGGCATTGGGGCCCGCGGCGGCGGTCATGCGGATGCTGCCGCAATTCGTCTGGCGCAGGATGCCGCGATGA